The Cellulophaga sp. L1A9 genome window below encodes:
- the yiaA gene encoding inner membrane protein YiaA, with protein MNYNFSSDTNEEKSKKKIKIEFDNKPTPAFIGASWVALVAGMLAFCTGLSNAAMLLNEKGYYLTILLFGLFSAVSVQKNVRDRLEGTEVTDMYYGISWFAALASISLLVVGLWNADLELSEKGFYGMSFTLSLFAAIAVQKNTRDKKFIESKDEE; from the coding sequence ATGAATTACAATTTTAGTAGTGATACCAACGAAGAAAAAAGTAAAAAGAAAATTAAAATAGAATTTGATAACAAACCTACTCCTGCCTTTATTGGCGCATCATGGGTAGCACTAGTTGCAGGAATGTTGGCTTTTTGTACAGGTCTGTCAAATGCAGCCATGCTATTGAATGAAAAGGGTTATTATTTAACAATTCTATTATTTGGACTTTTCTCAGCTGTTTCTGTACAAAAAAATGTACGTGACCGATTAGAAGGTACAGAAGTAACCGATATGTACTACGGAATAAGCTGGTTTGCCGCATTAGCATCTATATCACTTTTAGTTGTTGGTTTATGGAATGCAGATTTAGAACTGAGTGAAAAAGGATTTTACGGAATGTCATTCACCTTAAGTTTATTTGCAGCTATTGCAGTGCAAAAGAATACACGTGATAAAAAGTTTATTGAAAGTAAAGACGAGGAATAA
- a CDS encoding transposase, which produces MSRKYKFNNPAAAYFVSFATVYWIDVFTRQTYFNVLEESINYCRKEKGMEVFAYCFMPSHIHLIFRSNEEDPSGLIRDFKGFTARKLIKTIEDNPQESRKEWLLRMLERDGKNKSNVSKMQFWQQHNKPIELWSTKVIQQKIDYIHNNPVESGFVTNPVDWKYSSARNYQDDQTILNIDI; this is translated from the coding sequence ATGAGCAGAAAATACAAATTTAATAATCCCGCAGCAGCTTACTTTGTAAGTTTTGCTACTGTTTATTGGATAGATGTATTTACTAGACAAACTTATTTTAATGTATTAGAAGAGAGTATAAATTATTGTAGAAAAGAAAAAGGAATGGAGGTATTTGCTTATTGTTTTATGCCTAGTCATATTCACTTAATTTTTAGGTCAAATGAAGAAGATCCTTCTGGACTAATTAGAGATTTTAAAGGTTTTACAGCTAGAAAATTAATTAAAACAATTGAAGATAACCCACAAGAAAGTAGAAAAGAATGGTTGCTTAGGATGTTAGAAAGAGATGGTAAAAATAAAAGCAATGTATCTAAAATGCAATTTTGGCAGCAACATAATAAACCAATAGAATTATGGAGTACAAAAGTTATTCAACAAAAAATAGATTATATACACAACAACCCTGTGGAGTCTGGTTTTGTAACTAATCCTGTTGACTGGAAATATAGTAGTGCTAGAAATTACCAAGATGACCAAACCATTTTAAATATTGATATATGA